A single window of Bos javanicus breed banteng chromosome 19, ARS-OSU_banteng_1.0, whole genome shotgun sequence DNA harbors:
- the CCL1 gene encoding C-C motif chemokine 1, with amino-acid sequence MKLIIAALVCLLLAGMWLQDVDAKSMHVPSSNCCFRTVKGKISPKKIQCYKNISSTCSYNDRLIFKLTGGLQSCVLQKDLWVQAYLKRINLCQ; translated from the exons ATGAAGCTCATCATCGCCGCACTGGTGTGCCTGCTGCTGGCCGGGATGTGGTTACAGGATGTGGACGCCAAGAGCA TGCATGTGCCATCCTCCAATTGCTGTTTCAGAACGGTGAAGGGAAAAATTTCTCCGAAGAAAATCCAGTGTTACAAGAACATCAGCTCCACCTGCTCCTACAACGACCGTCTGAT ATTCAAGCTGACTGGAGGCCTACAGTCTTGTGTCTTGCAAAAAGATTTATGGGTTCAGGCTTATTTAAAGAGGATAAACCTCTGCCAGTGA